One Coffea arabica cultivar ET-39 chromosome 5e, Coffea Arabica ET-39 HiFi, whole genome shotgun sequence DNA segment encodes these proteins:
- the LOC113719565 gene encoding 1-aminocyclopropane-1-carboxylate oxidase 1: MENFPVINMKNLNGDKRASTMEHIKDACENWGFFELVNHGIPHEMMDTVERLTKGHYKKCMEQRFKELVASKALEGVQAEITDMDWESTFFLRHLPVSNISQVPDLDDEYRTLMKEFAVRLEKLAEELLDLLCENLGLGKGYLKKAFYGSKGPNFGTKVSNYPPCPKPELIKGLRPHTDAGGIILLFQDDKVSGLQLLKGDQWVDVPPMKHSIVVNLGDQLEVITNGKYKSVLHRVIAQTDGNRMSLASFYNPGNDAVIYPAPALLEKEAEERKEVYPKFVFDDYMKLYAGLKFQAKEPRFELMKNVEANVTMGPIATA, encoded by the exons ATGGAGAACTTCCCAGTAATCAACATGAAAAACCTCAATGGTGACAAGAGAGCTTCCACCATGGAGCATATAAAGGATGCTTGTGAAAACTGGGGTTTCTTTGAG TTGGTGAACCATGGAATCCCACACGAGATGATGGACACAGTTGAAAGATTGACAAAAGGTCATTACAAGAAATGCATGGAGCAAAGGTTCAAGGAGTTGGTGGCAAGCAAGGCTTTAGAGGGTGTACAAGCTGAGATTACGGATATGGATTGGGAGAGCACATTTTTCTTGCGCCACCTTCCTGTCTCAAACATTTCACAAGTCCCTGATCTAGATGATGAATACAG GACCCTCATGAAGGAGTTTGCTGTAAGATTAGAAAAATTGGCTGAAGAACTTCTTGATTTACTATGTGAAAATCTTGGTCTTGGGAAGGGCTATTTGAAGAAAGCCTTTTATGGTTCAAAAGGTCCCAATTTTGGCACCAAGGTTAGCAACTACCCTCCATGTCCCAAGCCAGAATTGATTAAGGGACTTCGACCACACACTGATGCTGGTGGGATTATCTTGCTTTTCCAAGATGATAAAGTaagtggtctacaactcctcaaGGGTGATCAATGGGTTGATGTCCCTCCAATGAAGCACTCTATTGTGGTCAACCTTGGTGACCAACTCGAG GTGATTACCAATGGAAAATACAAAAGTGTGCTCCACCGAGTCATAGCTCAAACAGATGGAAATAGGATGTCACTTGCTTCATTCTACAATCCAGGCAATGATGCAGTTATTTATCCAGCACCAGCACTACTGGAAAAAGaagcagaagaaagaaaagaagtctACCCAAAATTTGTTTTTGATGACTACATGAAACTGTATGCTGGACTAAAATTCCAGGCCAAAGAGCCAAGATTTGAACTCATGAAGAACGTGGAAGCCAATGTTACCATGGGTCCAATTGCAACTGCCTAG
- the LOC113718233 gene encoding uncharacterized protein, whose protein sequence is MGLVRQVQEVSLHPDQEDEMVWVGSSSGVFSIEDGWEALRQKRNLSRADRFIWNRVLQLRISFLVWKVLRNMVSGDVNLQWRGIKLVSRCCCCSLHEESLTHLFLDGAVAEQVWGFFRRRFGILHTSSPSISAECLSWFASTSSVSANHIRTALPCLILWCLWQARNKSRFEGTRMEPQGLICAVGSEVEQLGRANLWSLAHFKGDSNDPWVLFAAWRPQATRRLLISWKPPPQDVIKLNTDASVSGRRVSGGGLLWDHDGGLIFAFYEEFGDVDVLTAES, encoded by the coding sequence ATGGGTTTGGTTCGCCAGGTCCAGGAGGTTTCCTTACATCCGGACCAGGAGGATGAAATGGTGTGGGTAGGGTCTTCATCGGGAGTTTTCTCAATCGAAGACGGGTGGGAGGCCCTGCGGCAGAAAAGAAATCTCTCTAGGGCTGATAGGTTCATATGGAATAGAGTCCTGCAGCTCAGAATCTCCTTCCTAGTGTGGAAAGTGCTGCGTAATATGGTTTCGGGGGATGTAAATTTGCAATGGCGGGGCATCAAGCTGGTGTCTCGGTGCTGCTGTTGCTCCTTGCATGAAGAGTCCTTGACTCACCTATTTCTCGACGGGGCAGTAGCGGAGCAGGTTTGGGGTTTCTTTCGAAGACGGTTTGGAATTCTTCATACTAGTTCCCCCTCAATCTCGGCGGAGTGTCTCTCTTGGTTTGCTTCTACTTCATCAGTCTCGGCAAATCATATACGGACTGCtctcccatgtttaattttatGGTGTCTTTGGCAAGCACGGAACAAGTCAAGGTTTGAGGGGACTCGGATGGAGCCGCAGGGGCTTATTTGTGCGGTGGGCAGTGAGGTGGAGCAGTTGGGGAGGGCAAATTTATGGTCCTTGGCGCACTTCAAGGGTGACTCGAATGATCCATGGGTGTTATTTGCTGCTTGGCGGCCACAGGCAACACGACGGTTGCTGATTTCTTGGAAGCCACCGCCACAGGATGTCATCAAGTTGAACACAGATGCTAGTGTTTCAGGTAGGAGGGTATCGGGAGGTGGCTTGCTGTGGGACCATGATGGTGGCTTGATCTTTGCATTCTATGAGGAATTCGGGGATGTTGACGTGCTGACTGCCGAGAGTTAG